The Candidatus Oleimmundimicrobium sp. DNA segment GAACACCACCGCCGAGATCACCTCGCCCTTGTGTTCCAGCGCGATCGACACCGCCCAGTGCGGCAATCCGTGCAGGAAATTGGTGGTGCCGTCGAGCGGGTCGACCAGCCAGCGGCGCGTGGGGTCCTGGCCCGGGGCCGCGCCGGTCTCCTCGCCCAGCCAGCCATAGGTGGGGCGCGCGGCCATCAGGTCCGTGCGCAGCGATTCCTCGGCGGCGCGGTCGGCGCGGGAAACGAAATCGCCGGGCCCCTTGGAGGAGACCTGCAACTGCTCGACCTCGCGGAAATCCTTGACCAGCCCGCGCCCGGCCTTGCGCGCGGCCTTGATCATCAGATTGAGATTGGCGCTGCCCTGCATCGGAGCCTCCCGTGTGTTCAGCAGGGGGCTATACGGGCTTGGGAGGGTAAAGGGAAGGGGCCCTCAGGCCGCAGGATTTTTCGGCTTCACGTTCTTGCGCGGGAAGGGGATGG contains these protein-coding regions:
- a CDS encoding inositol monophosphatase family protein, with the translated sequence MQGSANLNLMIKAARKAGRGLVKDFREVEQLQVSSKGPGDFVSRADRAAEESLRTDLMAARPTYGWLGEETGAAPGQDPTRRWLVDPLDGTTNFLHGLPHWAVSIALEHKGEVISAVVF